CAATCTATCCCGCTTGGAAGAGGTCGCAGGCTTCTTTTATGATTTACGAGCTGCAGCAATGGTGGACTGGCGCGGCGCTCAATCTCCGCGTCCATCTCGACGAGCTTCGCCGGGAGAACGAGACACTGCGTCGGCGGATTGCAAAGCCGTCTGCTGCGACTTACATCACGTTCGTGGGGCCGGCACTCGCCGCTAATACTGCCACGTCCTCGGTGGCGTTCGGTCCGTGAGGAGTTAACGCACAACCCGAGGGGTGGCCTTTTATTCTTCTTAGCACTTTTCTTTGGTTGATTTTCTGTGGCTGATTAGATGCAGAGTACTGAATGTGCAGCAGAGGTATAAACAGAGAAGCGAGTTGAGATCAAACTGTCGTGTTTCGATCTCTGCATTACCAGTATTTGACCCACTGCCACTTGATAGGTGGTTTAACTTAATATAAGCGGCACGCTTCTGACCGGCCCTTTCCACACATGCGAAATAAACCCACCTGTCTGACCAGCTTCTCATGCCAATCGGCCTTGACCGAAGTATTTGGCTTCAATACTTTTGTGATCTATTGCGTTTTGGTTGTCTATTGCAGTCAGTCCTGGTAAATTTGGCCGCACAGTTGCCAAATAGCGAGCTTGTGCCAAATAGCGAAAATGATTGTTGCAGAATCGCTACTCAGGAGACTTCATGCACACCATCGCTCGGCATCGGTCATATTTGTGTCAcagaagtgcacgtgtttcattTTCTATTAGATCGACCAACAGGAATTTTTAAGTAGATCTAGACCTCTAACTTGAAGTGCGGTAGCAGACAACAAACTTATTGGAGCGTTTGCTGCGGTACAAACCAGTTGGTAAGATTGCTCAGCCTTGTCGTAGTGTACAGTGCGCATAACAGAATCCTCGGAATCCTCGTAAATTTTACGTCGCAATGAACATGCGCACCGAAGAACAAGTACATTTCTACAAGATAACAAGTATCATGCTATTTTTGATAAATCAGCTGCTACTGAAAACTCCTTCGATGATGCCTGTCCATGGAGTCCGcacaagaaaagcaagaaaaaggcGCCACTGAAAATTGGGTATTCGAACTGGTCAACAGTGAACAAACAAGTGCAGCCATTGGCCGGAGCCATCGTTTGGCGAGGAGACTTCTCTTGAACGCCACTGTTGCTTCTTTTTTTTGGCAGCTTTTATATTGAAACACATAAAATGTTTAACTTTTGTCCCTGACCATCGTCTAACCGTGATCTCAAAGTTGTTTCTGGGCGCTAGATGTACCGAGACGTATCCTAAATTTTCTTAATCTTGTcacaaaatatttaaaaaattgtcTCATCTAACAAGACTTCGCGCGTGGTGCGGAAGGTGGCGCAAATTCTAGGAGGTACGCAAGCACTAGTGATCACGCTGGAGTGTGCAACGAGTCATGCATAAATAACGGGCGCATTTGACCCGTAAATTTGATTTGGATGACCAAAGACTATACTTGTCGCTATGGCCATAAATTAAGTTAAATTaggggggttttacgtgccaaaaccacaatctgattatgaggcacgccgtagtgggggactccggaaatttggaccacctggggttttaacgtgcacctaaatctaagtacacaggtgttttcgcatttcgcccccaatcgaaatgcagccgccatggccgggattcgatcccgcgacctcgtgctcagcagcccaacaccatagcaactgagCAAGCACGGCGGGTGCTGTGGCCGTACTTTGAATATTGCTGGCTTTTGCGCGGCACAAATTCCTACAATCAAGAGTCAATTTCTAAACTGGTGCTTCTGACAGTTGCATTCTTCGTCGTCCCTTTAAGGTGAGAATATAACTATGTTTTTCCGAAGGATGGCGAGCCGCCTAAGTGTGTTTACCCGGGGAGACGCTCCTTTCGCTCCCCCACTGTTGGTCAACTTACACAGTTTAAGGCGAGCatttgtaaaaaaagaaagtccAACAAGTCAAAAGGCTCACCTACCAGCAGTACATTTATTCACTGATGGAAAATTTGACCTCAGATTCCATTTATGCTTATTTCGTGATTGCCCAAAATACCTCGACAATAAAAATGACCAAACTGAAGTACTCACTACAACCTAAATGTTTATTGTACGCGCACCATATTATTTACATAGTCtcgagagtaaaaaaaaaaacctcgttCACCCGATTTAGATGGGTGCAAACACTGTATGAAAACCAACAGAAGAAAATCAAGACATTAGTGTTCAAGTTCTCAATCTTTTTCATTGTGTCGTGTTAGTTGTGCCCACTTACAATCATGCATTCAAACCAATTCGCTCAGTGGTCTTTCATGGTATTGCGCCGATCCATGCAGAATTCACTCGTATAGCATTCATAGACGGTTAAAGACTGTTGAAGTTAAGATACGATGCTtctgactttttctttttttttcaacacgcaCTCCTGTCATGCACCGCTGAAAGTCAATTTTCTTCATTGCTTCAGCAGCAGGATAGACAGTGTCATGTTTACACTGTGttctctacttttttttttgcagaagaaACTTCTTGCAGTGCTCATAGTACTTCCCGAGGACCTGCAGAAGCGAAATATCTTGTCGAACCCCACTTCTCTGACTTTTGGGCGCAACTGGCCTTGGACATAGTGGAGAGAACAGCCTGGAAAGTGGAGCGTTTTGACTCATTTACGTCGCTAGATGCATTTTTTGAAGATGTCCGGCATTACCCTTTCGGGGTAAGGCACTCTCTCTGCACGCACGATCAATCTTTGAGGCTGAACACTGCGCATAAATTGTTTCTCCTGGGATAACTAAGGTTTATGTGGAGTAAACAATAAAACATTAAAAAGTAAAAAGACAATAGCAAATCTGAAAACATATGCCAGCTCACACTTAGTCCGGGATAGTTGCATCACCGTATGCTGAAAGCTTATGTTGAAAGAAGTGTGTATCTGAAACAAAATGAAGCTGGCCAGGCCATGCAAAGTGTCAGGCGGATAACAAGTCTTCTGTTAGAGTTACAGATCGAGTTCCAAGACAAGAAAGCGCAGTCGATGTTGGCAGAGCATTAAGTTGTGTGATGAAATGATAATTTGCAAGCATGATGGAGTGAGCTTATTCAAGGCATGCATAGTTGCTGATTGCTCGTAGAGGCCTCCACCCCGACGTGAATataaaatgatgatgatggtaaaagCGACTGGTAGGTCACAAGTACAAAGCATTATTAATAATTTTAAATCTGTTTCCACGAGTATGTTTATTTATATAGAGGGTGTTTtcgcgaacactttcacaatttctttgaggttgcctgtggcagatagcccaattctagttaatgagccggtctactcctagaggcggacattatttgcacaaaaaaatgaaatgcataattgactaataaacaaaaattcacgaattaaggttttcactaattacctgatggtccatatttcaatttacaaattgtagccgtggagttcccaaggcggatccacttagaattatttctcaggatgacaccagtttcgagatattatttcccgaactttgcgaagaaatgcaatggcgtccagttagtttctttaaaaaacgtcgttttatgtattgaagcgcaaaagtaactggaacgtcaatgcatttctccgcaaatttcgggaaataatatctcgaaactggtgccatcctgagaattaattccaagtgaatgcgccttgcgaactccacggctacaatttctaaattgcaatatgggccaccaggtaaataggtaaaaacttaattagtccatttttgttaattattcgattatgcatttcaatttcttgtgcaagtaatgtccgcctcttcgagtagaccagctcatgaactagaattatgatatctgccacaggcaacctttaagaatatttgaaagtgttcgctgaagcaccctgtatattgcgTTCTGAAAAAAAAGGTCCTATTTTGAGTAAATTGAAACTCCATTTCAGGAAGAGCGAATCCGCATGAAGCAGCGAAGAAACGCCGCCCTCAGGTTGAGATCCAAACCGAAGCTTTGGTCTGCGCTAGTCTTCGCTGCCTTCAGAGAGCTGGCTTCGGACTCGCCTGGGCATGCGGTCGCTACTCTGGCTCACTCTGGTCTACTTGTGGCTTTCAAGGACTTCGCTATTCACACACACTACTTTCAGGTATAAAAAATCATCACGCAATATTTCTTACAAGTTCATGGTGCCACAGAAATCGCGATGCTTCGTCGGAACGCATTGTGGCGAAAAATAACTTTTCTTGGACGAGCGAAAACAAGGAGGGAGACGTGACGATAACATGGCAACCCCCAACCACGTTGTCATTCCGTTTTGTTTCTACGGTTAAACTGATTCATTTGTTAGTCATTAACAGGCCAAAAAACAAGTACAGTTGCTGTTATTTTTTTCAGCATATGAGTTCGTAATTTTATTTGCAGAATTAATAAATAATATATCCGAAGTTATTGCCAGATGTCGCCTAGTTTCTTAAAACCTTTTGTTTTTGACCAGTTGCCTTGGCAGGTTGGCAGGCGGCGATATTTATGAAGCCACTGCAGACTACGAGCTTCTCTTTGCATAAGGGTACGGTAGTATTTCTTTCACTTCCTTGAACCTATTCCtcctttgaaaaaaagaaaaacgtacgTGCATGTAGTCTTACCCTTGGTTCCTTTTCGTTTGCTCCTGTTTTCTCTGTAGGAACACGAATGGCCGCAAATTATTGTAATTGTCTTAAATTACTAGTGCTTCGACCGTTGTAGTTTCTAAGCCTCACTCATTTCATTGCAATTTCTAGCGGTTTACGTGCCTTAACAACACTTTGCTTATGGCATATACAGTAGCGGGGCCTCCAGATGTCTTCTGACCACCTttgattctttaacatgcacccaatgcaaggaacatcagtatttttgcattttgcccccatcagaatgcggtTGCTATGACCGAGATTTTTTTCACGACCTCGGGCTTATCAGCCAAATGCCGTAGCCGCCTAGTTACGGTGGCGGTTTAACACGTTATTATGCGCATACTATTTAGTCATAGATCTCGTCGTGAGTATGCCGCTGTCCATGGATTACACTAGTGATCTATATCATACATTACAACATCCTGGTACATTCGCCTGGTTTTTTCGGCTATCGGACTCGGAATGCAACACTGCGGAGCCGAATGTTTATAGAAGCAAGAAAAAGCGTGCCCGCGCCGAACGTGCCGCCACTCGCAAGAGCAATTCAAGGCCGGCACAGGAAACGCGTCAGCGCGCATTCTGTTGTAAGCAAACAAGGTGTGGAGGCGCAGATATAACTCACCTATATGCCACCGCGAATGTCATAGTTGCAGAAACCACGCCAACGAAGGTTGCTGCAGGATCCAAGTGACCGAAACTCTGCCATATCTCAGATGAGCTTCCACATAGATGTGTAGAGCGCGCCCGAGTCCTCTGAGCAGGAGCACACCGCTTTGAAATAACCAGCCCACTGTGTTTCACGTGGTCAATTTTCACTTGCCGCAAGTAACTCACAACCCACCGAAAACGATCAGCCGATTGTACCAATAATTTAAAGCAGCAGTACCTTAGCTTTGACTGTTGCTGCTAAACACAtactcgacgaccagctcaagctgatctagagagcagagaagatggcaagaaccagcggagccctggactaggggcctcgaccattagcgatgccccattggggaaaaacaaaactctatctttgtaataaagtttatctatctatctatctatctatctatctatctatctatctatctatctatctatctatctatctatctatctatctatctatctatctatctatctatctgtcgcTAACACTCTAAACAATTCAGAACTAAGGAGTGTATTTAGGCTCAAATAGCGCATTTTCACGATCGTTCCCAACGAGAAGCTTTGCCATGCTTGATTGTCAATATTTTGTCTCGGCACCGTAAAGGCATTTCCACCCTGTGGGATTTCTCTTGTCTGATTGGAACAAGCATTATGAGTCTGTCTCACTGCTCACAATTGTTTTTTCGACACACTGCACTGGCTACCTTCCTGACACGAACTCTGGGTTCCGCCGATTTGAACAAGCGTTCGTGACCTGAAATAACGGGTgtgcagcgttaaagaaaggaaacccACGTAAAATAGATTGCGCTTATTGTAGAACAAGAGAAGACCCTGAAAGGTGCAAGATTTTGTCAAAGTATTGTGTCTTGCATTTTAACGAAGTAACCAAGATGGCTACCGGTTATTTCTTCTCCTCTGTGCAGATATATTCTTGTTTCTTAAAAAGCATATATATGCTCCTAATGAATGTGAGGATCGCTGTCTAAATTATCAACAGTAATATGAAACACATTGTAGCGGTATTTTTGCTCTTCGTGGTGACGCTCTGTAGTTTTAAAGTAAGGAACAATAGAAATTTAAAAAACACATTTTAGCGTACCATTAGCCTGTTTGATATGAATAAGCTTAGCGTACGCGTCTTCCCATACATTTGTTCACTGCCACTCGCATTTCAACATGCAGGTCACAAGGAAGCTCATGGAGTCAGCGGGTGTAACGGTGTCCATAACGGCAAATGCATCCTCGTGCATACACGACATAGACAAGCTGGACCCCATCATGCTCACTGGCTACAGTGAGCGCTGGGAAGATGCGAGAGACACAGCGCTGTGGCACGtgtgcgtcgattcgcactttgcACTGAATACACACCACCAGCAAAACGAACTGTGGCACTCCGAGGACTGTGACGATAAGTGCGTTCGCAATGCAGCCATTTCATTTAGAGGCTTCCATTAACGGAAGTTAGCCTAATTCTCCTGAATTTTGGCATGTACTTGGGAGCAACGCTTAAGTCGGGCCAACGGCGATTTGCTTATCCAAATAGACTTAAATACTTCGGTGAGAGAACCACTGAAccaatttgaattaaatttgttgcatttgagagcgAAAAGTAATGTTGGTATCTTTAAGAAGCAAACTTTTATTTTATGACTTCAAAATGCTTACCAGATTTCCCGAATATTAGTAAGTTTCAAAAAAATGAAGCCCGAACATCGCTaatccgtaactctgcaccaCAGAGAgctatcacagttctgtaaactgcagcTGTTACAGCATCTAAGGCAAACGAACTTCATATCTGAATGAACTGCTTCCATTAAATTTTCAGATATTTTTTAAGGATATTGCACACATTCTATTCTGCAATTGTTAGTACATTTCATCGCATCTATGATAGATTCATTTTGCCCGCTTTGGATTTAGAAATAGGTGTAGTTTATAGAATTGTAATATCATTATACTATTAGTGAGTTAGGGAATTGAAGACTTAGTATTCCAGTATTTTTCATTCTTGCAGTTTAGAACAAATATTGTAAATGAAATAACGGCTGGATAAAAATATGATTCCTCAAGTCAATATTTTTAATACGACAAATCAGATTGAAATGGGTGCAGTAGTTACCGAGAGAAAGAAGTTCTCAGTTCCCGTGTATTAACATAGGAGATCCCAGGCTAAAGCTTCCTCGTAAGTAGCAAGTTTAGACTGCATTGTGCAGCGAGAATGCGAATAGAAAAAGGTATAGCTAGCAGATAAGCAGTTAAAGAGCTAGTAGCATCGTTTAAAATAATAAACGACCTTCTTTGTCAAAATTGCGTTTTATGCAAGAGAACGGTTGTTCAATCTTGTTATGGCATTGCGTTGTAGTCACCAGATATGGCGGCCATTTTTACTTGCCTTATGATTGACAAATTCCGCTCAAGTTTTCACGGATGTCTTGGCATTACCTTACACTCAGTGACAAACCACAGAAGTACAAGGTGCAAGAGGAAGGCTGCAGCGTGCTGTGTAACGTTAACAAAATAAGGAATGTTACTCTTTTTGTTATTTTCGTATTGTTTAGAATGGCTACGTAAAATAAAGAAGTGTAGTCACACCTTGGACGAACGACTTTATTCTTCTATAGAATGCATTCATTTTTGTAAGTAAGGAGAAAgcctaaaaaaagaaaggcgcgaCTGATGCAAGACCAAGTACTATGAGAGTAGGTTATACTAGGATGGCCAACTACTTGAGCCAAGCACTGAGCAACAGAACCATATGCGCAGAATAAAACTCAACCTTATACTCTTAGCGATTGCCTAGGGAGTTTTACATACTGCATTGAAATATTGGACTGTCTGTTTTCTACTCCACTGTTTTACTTATAGGAAGGCATTCGAATTTGCATGCACTGAGTGCAGACCAATTTTTTTTGCTCTTTGTAAAGGGAAAAGAAGTGCTGGAAGGCCATGCCGGAGCTGCTTTGCGACAAGGTATCCCGGAAATTGCAGAAGGATCTCAACGGCATTGTGTCACCTGAAATGTGGTCCGTGGAAACACAGTTCTACTTGGGCATGCCCAAAGCGTGGTTAGAGCGCACGAGACATTTGGCAGAACAAATGGCTGAAGGTACGCCAACTGCCGGATCACCGGACATCATGATGTGAATTCTCCGAtactaaaataaataaagtaactAGACTTTTTTGTTGTCATTCTTGCCTTAGTCAACTGCCGCACACTTTTTTCATAGCATTTTAGTTCTGAGGGGCCTTGTTTTTCCTCATATTCGCagttcttttttcttatttttttactttCGCATACAGCCATACGTAATGCAGCTGCGCGATCTCTTTAAAACGTTTGTTAGACAGGTACTCTCTGTATCCTTACATCCTTACTTCCTCACGAGCCACGGAAACTCAGACGCCAATAAACCCATGAGATCGGCCATGGCGAGGTAGCCATGATTCTCAGCCACAGCTGCCGCATTCCGTTGTGCCGGTTATGCGAAAATGCTTTTGTTCCGCCCTTTGGGTGCCTTTTAGAATAAAATAAATCTGTTGGACAGGCTTCATTATAGTCCGGGTGCCCGGGTCACATTCTCTTGTGGAATAGCCAGAGGTTGTTGAAATGCGTACTAACTTCACAAAAACAAAATTAGGTAAATAAAACCCCTATAAAGAAAAAGTTCGTGCTCGTGCTTAATGTACACAAACTTTTACACTACCTTAAGAATGTAGCGGGTCAGCACGGGGTACAAGTGTTGTTTTCATGCGCCCCTGGCAAGATAAGTGGTAATTGGCCGGCTGTTGAAAGGCGAGTAAGTGAAAGGTCTGAATTCCGAGATATATTGGAAGATGCAACAAGCTATACGTTGGTCTGCGGCAAAATGAATATCATGTATGCCATTACTTTTTCCTGTGGGCGATTATACAGGGCGGTGCACTTTTATAGGGAACACTCAAATTTGGGCATCTCACTTTTCTGGCGCCCTAGCTGCAGGTGGCTGCGGAAGCAATGCCAATGCACGGCACAAGTGTGTCGAAGGGAGACAAAGCTGCCAATCACAAGTTATCTGCTTCAAATCTAGGTGAGTGCGCCCTTGCGAGAAATGGAAGTCCGGTCGTGCTCTGCAGTGAAGTGTTCGCTTTAATATTGGACCCCTCTTTACTTAGGTCATACTGGTAAATGCATAAATGTTAGGCTTAGAGAGCACGCTTTTCGGCTAGGAAAAATGATTACGCGTCAATGCCAGCGCATTACCGTGTTGCCAACTGCTCAGCATTCTTGTCCGACACGTGCTTGCCAAACATATCGTCAGAACACGAGATTGACAGTGGAAGCAGCTGAATGTATTAATGAGGCTTTGATAAAACTCTCTAAAAGAACTGGCATAGGTCATCAATAGGTTATTTTTATACAAGGGTCTAAGAGGCGAAACAAACTTTTTTGTTTTTACGTGATTGTTATTTATTTCACATTCTGCGTGCATTTATACCTAGCTCAGCATGAATAAAACATATACCGGTGTCACGTGCATACTTgtgatcgcgatcggggccgataCGGATTGACTCTGACACGCATCGAATGTTGCTACACGGTCATTTGCGATCGCGATCTTGCGGGACGCGGATCCGTACAATCGCGATCCGTGAAAGCTATCAGGCCTCTTGAATCCAATCGCAGGCTTGTTGTCTGCACCTTCTATCGCAGTATTCGGAAAACGCCAAAAAAAAGGGGAAGGCAGCTCAATAAGAAAACGTCCCACAACGTTTTTATCAGCAATAGCAAGCTGTAAAATTGAAATAATGTCCCAAATTTACCATATTTGGCTAATCTGAATTTGCAGCCAAGCATTATGGAATTCTGGGAGTTCCTCCACGATCCGAAGACGATAGTAACTCGATCCAGATCATTGGACCCCGTAGCAGCGACCactgttgatcgcgatcaagaaatctGATCGGGATCTGCACGATGGCGATCAGAAGTGCACTTGTGACGCCAGTATTAGTGGTGAGTCAGCACTTGACCCACGGCTTTCTCCATCTTGGTGCTGTGTCTATTAGGGGTGTTACAAGACGAAGTTATGCCAACACACCTGAATTTCATTTCCATTGCAGATGCATGATATCACTGCCTCTGTCGTCTCCATTTATGATAACCCTAAATTTATTGTTATCTTCAAGTAAAGCACAATGCTCTCTGTATTTCTCTGATGCCACGTTCCAGACGAACTCAATGTCCTCATTACTCCTTAGATTCACCAGCTGGAGCACTTGTGATGATACTGTGCAGTAAACAGTGTAATTGTATTGTAACTATTGCACAACGAAGCACTGCCAACGCGACACGTGAGAGGTTTGATTGCAAGCTTTGTCTATGCAGCAACCAACAAACATTTGCATCAGAAATACAAACAGGAAACTTAAATGTGGAAACAAAGAGAACACAACAAAAATACTATAGGCGAAATGCTTCAGTTAACTTTGCGAATGATGAAGAGACTCAGTTTATTTTTCCGCTTTACTGCTCACCGAAAATAGTGGGCTTTTTCGCAGGCGCATCTTGACTGAAAAAATAATTGAGTAAAGCTGGAAGAAAGGATATCATAATAATTGTtgtatctcgttttttttttggcttgtTTTTGTATGAAAACTCTAGTTAACAAAAGCTCATACTTcacttatgacttattttactcTTCGTTCTTGGCGTGCCGCAGAACCATGTCTGCTCTTTTGGCACCGATCATCGGGATGGTGCCTATTGCTTCCCAAGAGACGATCTCTGGCATTACTCAAGCATAGCTGACACACAGTCCCGTCATACATATTACCTTAAATATAACTTGAAACATCTTGAGTGATCATAGGTTACAACAAAACGTAGTTCTAACTTCTTAGTAATTTGCATGAGTGAGCGGATTATGTGACCTAATTTGGTGCCCGACCAAAATCTATCTTAAACATTCTCTTAACATATCACGATGGTTTTGGAATAATGCGCCCTATTTCAACATAAATTACACGTACAGCTAGGAAACTAACAAGCGCAACATCCTTGCCCATATTCGAGTCAGTAGTTCAGAAATTAAAAGCCTGCGCACGTAATTAACCAATCAGAGgctaacagctgcgctgtaaaaaataATCGTTTATTTTTGGTCACCATACTTAAACCTAAAGCGTAAATCAAAAAGCTCATCGACAAAATACTTATAGACAATGGACATCGGCAAAGACTTACAAGGGTTACTAATGTGTAGTAAATGGCAGATTTCAGGAAACTACTGCTTTTAAATCAATGCCCATTATTTGTGACAACTGCATCTACTATTATGCGAGTGAACTACCTCTCTCCTTCGCCTTCTCCttgtggttgccactgggctccggcgaggtagtcggcgatgttacgtggtcgctcgccaagctgtggacgtggcgcgttgacggcgaaccctcgtacgCCCTTCTCACGGTATGCGCATCgccggtagacatggccggcttccccgcagtgatagcagagtgggCGGTAGTTGGGGGCACGCGAAATGTCCGTCTTcttctggtagctgcgctgggtgacgggcgagTGTgctggcggtggtggcggtggacgacggaactgctgctttacggggccctggcgcgagcgcggagggagaccttgacggcgggcgacggtGGCGTAGGTTCCTTGCGAGAAAGGGAAGTTtgggctgtggttgaggcgatgctgGAGCtgctggcacttccagtgaccgctgaatctcttctctAACGGtgtcagcgatcgaggccacctGAGGCTGCTACCTTTTGCATAACTTCTGCCGCTCTTCCGGTACGACCGCGCTGATCGTCTCTGGCatgtcgtcggcgcctagagcgagcgcacggcggttgtattgcctggcgcgcatttcaagcgtcttctggattgttgtggcctccgaaacaaattgtGCGACAATCTTGGGTGGGTTGCACATCAATCCTGCGAGtggttgctctttgacaccccgcataaAGAACCGAACTTGAACATGAACGCCACCGCATCTCCACCAGATGttacgtagtagtgacagtgaagaaaacggTCCCAAAACTGTCAATGACGAAACAGTCTTTTTATTAGGGGGAACCTGcgtccacaaaagcaagtttcactcgaagcacaacgatagcggcgaacacagtcagcgattgtcaaaatctgatcagcggcgaaacatgTCGGATTttttacatgagtcatcgaaggttccagacttatccctggtacccgcgtatcttacagaaagtactagacagttcgcgtcgctcatacaatcagattaaaGAAGCGTCGgggacaagagacaacggatagaaacatcgataacgttcgagaaacttccgatatatGCAGGCGCG
This region of Dermacentor silvarum isolate Dsil-2018 chromosome 5, BIME_Dsil_1.4, whole genome shotgun sequence genomic DNA includes:
- the LOC125945262 gene encoding uncharacterized protein LOC125945262 isoform X2, whose amino-acid sequence is MASAPPSRELDSTQSVPEEETSCSAHSTSRGPAEAKYLVEPHFSDFWAQLALDIVERTAWKVERFDSFTSLDAFFEDVRHYPFGEERIRMKQRRNAALRLRSKPKLWSALVFAAFRELASDSPGHAVATLAHSGLLVAFKDFAIHTHYFQVTRKLMESAGVTVSITANASSCIHDIDKLDPIMLTGYSERWEDARDTALWHVCVDSHFALNTHHQQNELWHSEDCDDKEKKCWKAMPELLCDKASPKLQKELNGIVSPEM
- the LOC125945262 gene encoding uncharacterized protein LOC125945262 isoform X1, which translates into the protein MASAPPSRELDSTQSVPEEETSCSAHSTSRGPAEAKYLVEPHFSDFWAQLALDIVERTAWKVERFDSFTSLDAFFEDVRHYPFGEERIRMKQRRNAALRLRSKPKLWSALVFAAFRELASDSPGHAVATLAHSGLLVAFKDFAIHTHYFQVTRKLMESAGVTVSITANASSCIHDIDKLDPIMLTGYSERWEDARDTALWHVCVDSHFALNTHHQQNELWHSEDCDDKEKKCWKAMPELLCDKVSRKLQKDLNGIVSPEMWSVETQFYLGMPKAWLERTRHLAEQMAEGTPTAGSPDIMM
- the LOC125945262 gene encoding uncharacterized protein LOC125945262 isoform X3; protein product: MASAPPSRELDSTQSVPEEETSCSAHSTSRGPAEAKYLVEPHFSDFWAQLALDIVERTAWKVERFDSFTSLDAFFEDVRHYPFGEERIRMKQRRNAALRLRSKPKLWSALVFAAFRELASDSPGHAVATLAHSGLLVAFKDFAIHTHYFQVTRKLMESAGVTVSITANASSCIHDIDKLDPIMLTGYSERWEDARDTALWHVCVDSHFALNTHHQQNELWHSEDCDDKERKC